A stretch of DNA from Streptomyces venezuelae:
GGCGGCTCCTCGGCCTGACCCTCCGGCAGCCGGCCGGCGGTGCCATGATGAGTTCGTGATCGCGGATGCGCAGGCCCGGGTCGACGGGATCGTCGGACGGCTGGTGGAATCGGGCGAGGAAAGCGGCCTGCAGGTGGCCGCGTACCTGGACGGGGAGCTTGTCGTCGACGTCTGCGCCGGTGCAGCGGGCCAATCGGCCCTCCGGCCCGATTCGCTGATCCACAGCTTTTCCACCGGCAAGGGCTTCACCACCACCCTCGTCCATGTCCTGGCCGAGCAGGGGCTGATCGACTACGACGCCCCGATCGCCCGATACTGGCCGGAGTTCGGCGCGCACGGCAAGGACCGGGCGACCGTACGCCATGCCCTCACCCACACCCTGGGCATCCCCCAGCTGCCGGCCGCCCTCACCCCCGAGGAGCTGTGCGACTGGGACACCATGTGCGCGGTGGTCGCAGAGCTGGAGCCGCTGTGGGAGCCGGGTTCCGACAGCGGGTACCACGGGTGGACCTTCGGGTGGATCCTCGGCGAGACCGTGCGCCGGGCCACCGGTCTGCCTCCGGACGAGGCGCTGCGCCGGTATGTGGCCGAGCCGCTCGGCGTGGCCGACGAGCTGTTCTTCGGACTGCCCGAACCCGCACTGAACCGGACGGCGCCCCTGCTGGAGGGCGACTGGGCGGCGTACCTGGCGGCCCTGCCGCCGTCCGCCCCGTTCACGCGGCTGGTCGCGCCCAACCCCCGGCTGTGGACGACGGCCGAGCTGGCCAACCGCCGGGACTATCTGCTCGCCGACCTGCCGGCCTGCGGCACCACCACCGCGCGGGCCGCGGCCCGGCTGTACGCGGCCCTGCTCGGCGAAGTGGACGGGGTGCGGCTGGTCTCGCCGGAGCGGGTGGCCCTCGCGGCGGCCCCTGCGGTCGAGGGGCGGGACCGGATGCTCCTCGGCCGGTTCTCCAAGGGGCTCGGCTACTTCCTCGGCCTGCCCGAGATGGCCGGGGAACGGAGCTCCTTCGGGCACCACGGCAGCGGCGGCAGCATCGCCTTCGCCGACCGGGCCCGGGGACTGTCCTTCGCCCTGACCCGTACCCGGCTGGTCGGCGGGGCCTCGGACACGGCGGCCCGGCTGCTGGCCGACGAGCTCCGCTCCCTGTCCGGCCGTTAACGGCTGCGGTACCGGGGCAGACGCAGGGGACCGACCGATCGCCCCGGCCCCGGCCCCGGTCGGAGTGCAGAAGGAGAAGGAGGAGGATCGCGGTGACCAGCACGAACCCCGAGTTCGAGAACCCGCAGCCCGTTCCCGAGGACCCGGACGCCCAGACCCCCGACCTGCCGCCGACCGGCCCCGACGACCCGGTTCCGGAACCGGTCGTGCCGGAGGAGCCGGTGGAACCCGAGACTCCGGACGACGAGCGCGTGGGCGGCGGGCACGGCCACCCCACCGGGCCGGGCAACGCTCCCGCCCAGGAACCGCCCGACTAGGAACCGTCCGCCGGGAACCGTCCGACCGGCACCGTCCGGCTCAGGAGACGCCGCGGGGACGGAACTGGATGCTGATCCTGGGCCCGACCGCGCGGCTGGTCTTCGGGACGGCATGCTCCCAGGTGCGCTGGCAGGAGCCGCCCATCACCACCAGGTCGCCGTGTCCCAGCGGCAGCCGCAGGGCGGCGGCCCCGCCGCCGCGGGGGCGCAGAGCCAGATCGCGCGGGTCGCCCACGGACAGGATGGCCACCATGGTGTCCTCGTGCGCGGAGCGCCCGGTACGGTCCCCGTGCCAGGCCACGCTGTCCCGGCCGTCCCGGTAGAAGCAGAGGCCGGCGGAGACGAAGCCCTCCCCCAGTTCGGCGGCGTAGTGCGTGGACAGGGCCTCGCGGGCTTCCGTCAGGACCGGGTGCGGCAGGGGTTCGCCGTCGCCGTAGTGGGCGAGCAGACGGGGCACGGCCACCTCGTGGTCGTACATCTGCCGGCGTTCGGCGCGCCAGGGGACGGAACCGGCCAGTTCTTCGAACAACAGGTCGGAGCCGGTCAGCCAGCCGGGGAGCAGGTCCACCCAGGCACCACTGCCGAGCGCACGCCGCCGCAGGCCGCCCAGCGGGGCGAGTCCGATGGCGTCGGCCTGGTCGAAGAGCGAACCTTGCAGTGGGGCGTGCATGCGTCCACCGTACCGCGCCATTCGAACGTACGCCCGATTACAGCAGCCGAAGGAGTCGTCATGGACACCGGAACGGAGCAGCAGGAGCGGCGGGCCGCCCCGGCCACCGTGCGGCTGGGCCGGCTCGCCGACGAGCACATCGCCGCGGCCAGGGCCGACGAGCACGGCCGGAGCGCCCTCCTGATCCTGCGCGAGGCCCCGCTGCGGCAGTCGGTCATCGCACTCGCGGCCGGGACCCGGCTGGGCGAGCACACCACCCCGCCGCCCGCCTCGCTCCAGGTGCTGCGCGGGACGGCGCGGGTGACCACCGACGATGCGGTGGTCGACCTGCCGGAGGGCGCCCTCTACCTGCTGCCGGACGACCGGGCCCGGCACTCGGTGACCGCCCTGACCGACACGGCCGTGCTGCTGACCTCGGTCAACCTCTGAGTCCGCCGAGCCCTCCGGGTTACGACAGCTTGCCGTCGTAGTCCGGGAGCTTGAAGGTGCGCTCGGCGTGGCCGCCGACCAGGTCGCTCTGCTTGTTGCCGATGTTGGCGATGATCGTGTAGCCGCGGGCCTCGATCTCGGCGCGCTTGGCCGTCTTGTACGTGCTGACCTCCTCGAACAGGTCGGGGAGGTCGCGGACGTACAGGCCGGAGACCGGGTAGCCGACCGCCTTGAGGTTGTACTGGGTGAGCGAGTGGATGATGCCCGGCCGGGCGGTCACGAAGAAGATGGCGACACCGCGGGAGTGCGCGTACTGGGTGAGGTCGCGGACCTTGGCGATGGCCGGGGTCGGGAAGGTCCAGAAGTAGTGGAAGTCCGTCTCCAGCGAGGAGTTGTCGATGTCGAGCACGATCGCCGGCTTCTCGCCCGCGGGCGAGGCGGCGATGCGCTGCTCGACGTACGGGCGGGCCACGTCCAGGACGGCCGACACATCGCGCTGCCAGGTGCCGTAGTCGATGCCGAGCAGGGCGGCATTGCCGCCCGGGGCCCAGGAGGTGGCGGCGGTGGCGGCGGGCGCCTGGGTGGGGGCCGGGGCCGCGGTGGCGGCGGTGGCGGGGACCAGCGTGAGGGCAGCGGCTGCTGCCGCAGCGACGGCCGCGGTGGCGGCCGTACGGGGCATCCGGGTGGGGATGTGGGGGGTGCGCATGGGGGCTCCTCGATCATGCGATGCATGGCATGGACACGACCAAGCGTCAGCGTGATCAAGCCAAATGTCTACTGGTCGGTAGCAAACTTCTCGTAGACGTGCGATGAACCCCTGCCGAGGGTGACCCGGCGTCAGGACCCGGACGTGCCGGTGGGCCTGGACGGAATGCCCCGTCCAGGCCCACCGGACCAGGTCACCGCCGCCTCAGGCCCGCCTCAGCCCCGGCACTGGCCGGAGCGGGGTCCGGTCACCGTGGTGCCGGACAGCTGCGGAGCCGGCACATTGGCCTCGCAGCGCAGCGGGCCGGTGATCCGGCCGGCCACCAGCTCCACGCCGCCCGTGTTCCCCTCCAGGGTCACCGGACCGGTGAGGGTGTTGCCCGCGCAGCCCTCCGGCGTGTCCGCACCTGCTCCGATCCGGACCGGGCCGCCGGTCCGCTGCACACCGACCGGGCCGGTGACGGCCGAGCCGCAGAAGCGCAGGGCGAGTGCGCCGTCGGCGGACACCGGGCCGGTGATCCGGGCCTGCGATACGGCCAGGGCGCCACCGGGCTTCACCCGGACCGGGCCGGTCCAGGTGGCTCCGGCGGCCAGGCAGAGCGACTCGCCGGCGGCCACGGTGAGCGACCCCGCCTGCGGCCCGGTCAGGCACGGCCGGCTGAACCCGACGGTCACCCCGGCGGGTTCGGCGGTGGCGGCGGGCTCGAAGGCCGGGTCACCGCCGAAGCGGGCCGTGATCGCATGGGAGCCGGGCCGGAGCGCACCGGTACGGAACCGGGCCCGGCCGTCCTCCAGGGGCACCTCGGCGAGCAGCACCGGCCCGTCCCGGAACTCGACGGTGCCGGTCGGGGTTCCGGCGCCCGGGTTCCCCGGGTCCACGGTGGCCGTGAAGGTGACGGGGTGTCCGAACAGCGGGGCTACGGTGTCCGGGACGACCCGTACCGAGCTGCCGTACCGGAAGGTCACCACCGCCCGCCCGTTGCCGGGGTTGACGCCGGGGCGCAGCGAGACCCCGGTCGCGGTGGGGGCTGCGTAGCCGCTGCCGCCGCCACCGCCCGCTCCCGGCAGGTTGTCCGGGTTGCCGCCGCCGGAGCCGCCGCCCCCGCCGAACCAGCCACCGCCACCGCCGCCCCCGCCGTTGCCGCCCCGGCTGCCGTTGCCGCCGGGGCCGCCGCTGCCCGGGTTGGGCAGGCCGGTGTTGGGGTCGATGTCGCTGCCTGCGATGCCGGGGCCGCCCAGGCGGGAGTTGGGGCTGCCGGAGCCGGGCCGGTCCTGGGTGCCACCGCCGCCCGCGACGCCGGAACCCTCGGGTCCGCCGCCCTGGCCGCCGGGTTCACCCGCGAGGCCGCCGCCGTGGCCGCCGCGGAGCAGCGGGCCGCCGTTGCCCGCTCCCCCTCCGCCGCCGGCCACCAGGACGCGGTCGGCCGGGCCGAAGGCGCCGGTCCGGACGTCGGAGGCGCCGCCGCCGGAACCGCCGCCGCCGTGGGCTCCGCCGCCGCCGGCTCCATGGCCGTGGCCGCCGGGCCGGGCGTACTCGCCGCGCCGGGAGCTGCCCGGGATGCCGGCGGCCCCCACGGTGATCCGGAGGGTCTGCCCGGGGCTGACGGCCAGGGTGGCGCGGGTTTCGCCACCGAGACCGCCGGGCGCGCCCTCGTTCGGCGGGTTGGGGGTGACGTATCCGGCCGCGCTGCCGCCCTCGGCCCCGTACAGGGCGATGGCGACGGAGCCGACCCCGGCGGGGGCCGTGAAAATGTCCGATCCCGTTCCGGTGTACGTACAGGTGGGCGGGGAGGCGGTGAAGGTACCGCCGGTACCGCAGGGCGACGGGAGCGTGGCGGGCGGGGGTGCGGGCGGTCCGGCCGGTTCCGTCGCGCTCGCGGTCAACGGGGTCAGTACGGCGGCCAGCAGGACGGCCGCCCCGGCCAGATGCCGGACCCGCGCGGCCGGCCTCATTCGCCGTCGTCCGCACACAGCGCCCACACGTCGGTGTAGGTGTTCGGCGAGCTGCCGCCGCCGGTGTGGGTGGACGCCGTCCAGTAGGCCGCCGTGGTGGCTCCGTCGGAGACCGGCGTACCGCCGGAGTCGCTCGGGAAGCTGCCGTTGAGGTGGTCGCCGACCGAGCCCGGGCCGGTGAAGTCGGTGGTGGTGACGCTGCCGCCGCTGATCGCGGCGCCGCCGCTGACCAGCTTTCCGTCCCCTTCGCCGCAGCCGACCGTCGCGGTCTGGCCGGAGGTCGCCGCGGTCGGTCCGCTCACCTCGCTGAAGCGGACGGTCACCGTGCTGCCGCTCACGTCGATGCCGTTGCCGCTGCAGATGGCGTACGCGTACGTGGTG
This window harbors:
- a CDS encoding serine hydrolase domain-containing protein; translated protein: MIADAQARVDGIVGRLVESGEESGLQVAAYLDGELVVDVCAGAAGQSALRPDSLIHSFSTGKGFTTTLVHVLAEQGLIDYDAPIARYWPEFGAHGKDRATVRHALTHTLGIPQLPAALTPEELCDWDTMCAVVAELEPLWEPGSDSGYHGWTFGWILGETVRRATGLPPDEALRRYVAEPLGVADELFFGLPEPALNRTAPLLEGDWAAYLAALPPSAPFTRLVAPNPRLWTTAELANRRDYLLADLPACGTTTARAAARLYAALLGEVDGVRLVSPERVALAAAPAVEGRDRMLLGRFSKGLGYFLGLPEMAGERSSFGHHGSGGSIAFADRARGLSFALTRTRLVGGASDTAARLLADELRSLSGR
- a CDS encoding alpha-ketoglutarate-dependent dioxygenase AlkB, producing the protein MHAPLQGSLFDQADAIGLAPLGGLRRRALGSGAWVDLLPGWLTGSDLLFEELAGSVPWRAERRQMYDHEVAVPRLLAHYGDGEPLPHPVLTEAREALSTHYAAELGEGFVSAGLCFYRDGRDSVAWHGDRTGRSAHEDTMVAILSVGDPRDLALRPRGGGAAALRLPLGHGDLVVMGGSCQRTWEHAVPKTSRAVGPRISIQFRPRGVS
- a CDS encoding cupin is translated as MDTGTEQQERRAAPATVRLGRLADEHIAAARADEHGRSALLILREAPLRQSVIALAAGTRLGEHTTPPPASLQVLRGTARVTTDDAVVDLPEGALYLLPDDRARHSVTALTDTAVLLTSVNL
- a CDS encoding HAD family acid phosphatase, which codes for MRTPHIPTRMPRTAATAAVAAAAAAALTLVPATAATAAPAPTQAPAATAATSWAPGGNAALLGIDYGTWQRDVSAVLDVARPYVEQRIAASPAGEKPAIVLDIDNSSLETDFHYFWTFPTPAIAKVRDLTQYAHSRGVAIFFVTARPGIIHSLTQYNLKAVGYPVSGLYVRDLPDLFEEVSTYKTAKRAEIEARGYTIIANIGNKQSDLVGGHAERTFKLPDYDGKLS
- a CDS encoding Ig-like domain-containing protein, producing MRPAARVRHLAGAAVLLAAVLTPLTASATEPAGPPAPPPATLPSPCGTGGTFTASPPTCTYTGTGSDIFTAPAGVGSVAIALYGAEGGSAAGYVTPNPPNEGAPGGLGGETRATLAVSPGQTLRITVGAAGIPGSSRRGEYARPGGHGHGAGGGGAHGGGGSGGGASDVRTGAFGPADRVLVAGGGGGAGNGGPLLRGGHGGGLAGEPGGQGGGPEGSGVAGGGGTQDRPGSGSPNSRLGGPGIAGSDIDPNTGLPNPGSGGPGGNGSRGGNGGGGGGGGWFGGGGGSGGGNPDNLPGAGGGGGSGYAAPTATGVSLRPGVNPGNGRAVVTFRYGSSVRVVPDTVAPLFGHPVTFTATVDPGNPGAGTPTGTVEFRDGPVLLAEVPLEDGRARFRTGALRPGSHAITARFGGDPAFEPAATAEPAGVTVGFSRPCLTGPQAGSLTVAAGESLCLAAGATWTGPVRVKPGGALAVSQARITGPVSADGALALRFCGSAVTGPVGVQRTGGPVRIGAGADTPEGCAGNTLTGPVTLEGNTGGVELVAGRITGPLRCEANVPAPQLSGTTVTGPRSGQCRG